Part of the Leucoraja erinacea ecotype New England chromosome 15, Leri_hhj_1, whole genome shotgun sequence genome, caTGTTCAAGTTTTTTTGAGAATGCTGCACTGAATTCCAATGTCTCAGATCTCTGCTTACACAAACCTCTCATTTTATGTTCTAAGATTCCTTAATCTGAGATCATGCTAGTTCAGGGCCTCGACAGTTTACACCATCTACCCTGTTAAATCCGCTCAGTACGTTTTATTtctccataagacataggaggagaattaggccgaCGTCTTTAAAGGGAAGCTGAATGAACGTAGAGGCGAGTGAAATCACCAGACTGATCCGTTTGGGGTGgcacggtagagctactgccttacagcatcagagacccgggttcgatcctgacaatgggtgcttgtctgcaatggagtttgtacgttctgcccgtgacttgcgtgggttttctccgagatcttcggtttccacccacactccaaagatgtacaggtttgtaatttaattggcttggtatgactgtaaaattgtcccttgtgtgtctagggcagtgttaatgtggtcagtgcggattcggtgggccgaagggcctgttttctcgctgcatctctgaactaaactgttcTGAATTTCTGTTAACTTGTCGGTGATAACTTCTGTGAACTACTTTTACAGGGTATTAGAAGAAAATATTTCCAGACGGGAACTTCAAATCAAGCGTCACATCAAGTTGCATTTCATGGGTGAGAAAACATTTGCCTGTTTTGCCTATGGGAAAATATTTCAAACATCAGTACAACTAGCCGGGCAGGGAGACTCGTATCAAGCAGTGGCATGGCACGGAAGTGCGTGTGGCACGAGTTTTAAACCGTTACACTGTGAGAGAAGAGATCTCAGCATTCACAGTGGGAGAAACTGAACACTTGCTCCATGTACGTTGAGAGTTGATCAGAAAGACCACAGAGTTGACAGTTAAACAATGGGCAAATATTTTCACAATCAAAATGATATATTAGTACAGGTTGACGGTTGGAAAATAATCATTTGCTTATCCAAGCAGAAATATTTTGCATCACATTGAGGAGAAATTTGCGTCGTTTCGGAGAAGTGTTGCACTTATTTATATTCTTGTGCTCAAACCCCTATTCCTTACTGCAAATGGAACCGTTTCAGTATTCTAACTGCGGGAAACATGTTAATCAATCCATTACCCTGATAACGCATCAGCAGAATTACAACGGTGAGAGGCCATTCACCTGCTCGGAGAACGGGCAGAGATTCACTCTCTCATCTCAGCTGATGACACAACGTCAAGTTCACACCAGGGAAAAGCCGTTCATCTGTTCCGAGTGCGGGAAGGGGTTCAGTCGATCGTCTCATCTGATGAGACACCGGCAggttcacaccggggagaggccatTCACTTGCTCCGAGTGCGGGAAGGCATTCACCCAGTCGTGCAATTTGGTGACACACCAACGAATTCACACCGGGGAGAGACCGTTCACCTGCTCcaagtgtgggaagggattcagcAGATTATCCAGTTTGATTACACACCACCGAGTTCACACAGGGGAGAGGCCATTCACCTGCTCTGTATGTGGGAAGGGGTTCACTCAGTCATCCAGCCTGGTAATACATCAGCGCGTTCACACAGGGGAGAGGCAGTACATCTGTTTGAAATGTGGGAAAGGATTTTGTCTGTCATCACACTTGCTGAGACACCAGCGGGTTCATactggggagaggccgttcacttgTTCCGAGTGCGGGAAGGGGTTCACTCAGTCGTCCAGTTTAATAACGCACCAGCGGGTTCACACCGGGGAGAGACCCTTCACTTGCACTGATTGTGAGAAGAGATTCAGCCGATTTTCCAGCCTGGTGACGCACCAGCGggttcacaccggggagaggccgttcacctgcacTGAATGCGGGCGAGGATTCACACAGTCATCCAGCCTAGTGACCCACCAACGTGTTCACACTGGAGATAGGCAGTTCATCTGctctgtgtgtgggaagggattcagtCGCTCATCCCATCTGCTGAGACATCAGCGAatccacaccggggagaggccatacacctgctctgagtgtgggaagggattcactcgTTCATCCCATCTGCAGAGACACCAGCGGGTTCACACAGGGGAGCAGCCATACACCTGCGCCAAATGCGGGAAGGGATTCACGCAATCCTCCAACCTGATGATACACCAGCGAGTTCACACCGGagagaggcccttcacctgctccatgTGTGGAAAAAGATTTTCAGATTCTTCTTACTTGCTGAGACACCAGCGGATTCACACCGGAGAGAGGCCGTTCATCTGCACCGAGTGTGGGAAGGGGTTCACTCAGTCATCGGCCCTTGCCAGACACCAGCGAGTCCATACTGGGGAGAAGCCATTCACCTGTTCCCAGTGTGGGAAAGGATTTGCTCTGTC contains:
- the LOC129704356 gene encoding zinc finger protein 850-like isoform X2, translating into MEPFQYSNCGKHVNQSITLITHQQNYNGERPFTCSENGQRFTLSSQLMTQRQVHTREKPFICSECGKGFSRSSHLMRHRQVHTGERPFTCSECGKAFTQSCNLVTHQRIHTGERPFTCSKCGKGFSRLSSLITHHRVHTGERPFTCSVCGKGFTQSSSLVIHQRVHTGERQYICLKCGKGFCLSSHLLRHQRVHTGERPFTCSECGKGFTQSSSLITHQRVHTGERPFTCTDCEKRFSRFSSLVTHQRVHTGERPFTCTECGRGFTQSSSLVTHQRVHTGDRQFICSVCGKGFSRSSHLLRHQRIHTGERPYTCSECGKGFTRSSHLQRHQRVHTGEQPYTCAKCGKGFTQSSNLMIHQRVHTGERPFTCSMCGKRFSDSSYLLRHQRIHTGERPFICTECGKGFTQSSALARHQRVHTGEKPFTCSQCGKGFALSSHLLRHQQIHTGEKIYICSEGVKKLNRSSHLMRHQQVHTGEKPFTCTECGKGFTQSSSLITHQRIHTGERPFTCSECGKGFTRSTSLLAHQRVHTGERPFTCSECGKGFTQSTSLLTHQRVHTGEQPYTCGECGKRFTQSSNLMMHQRVHTGERPFTCSMCGKRFPDSSYLLRHQRIHTGERPFICTECGKGFTQSSALVRHQRVHTGEKPFTCSQCGRGFALSSNLLRHQKIHTGEKIYICSECGKKFNRSSHLMRHQQVHTGEKPFTCTECGKGFTQSSSLLTHQRVHTGERPFTCSECGKGFTQSTSLLTHQRVHTGERPFTCSECGKGFTQSTSLLTHQRVHTGEQPYICSKCGKGFAQSSHLLRHQRIHTGVQPYTCAICGKGFAQSYHLLRHQRIHTGQKI
- the LOC129704356 gene encoding zinc finger protein 850-like isoform X1, producing MEPFQYSNCGKHVNQSITLITHQQNYNGERPFTCSENGQRFTLSSQLMTQRQVHTREKPFICSECGKGFSRSSHLMRHRQVHTGERPFTCSECGKAFTQSCNLVTHQRIHTGERPFTCSKCGKGFSRLSSLITHHRVHTGERPFTCSVCGKGFTQSSSLVIHQRVHTGERQYICLKCGKGFCLSSHLLRHQRVHTGERPFTCSECGKGFTQSSSLITHQRVHTGERPFTCTDCEKRFSRFSSLVTHQRVHTGERPFTCTECGRGFTQSSSLVTHQRVHTGDRQFICSVCGKGFSRSSHLLRHQRIHTGERPYTCSECGKGFTRSSHLQRHQRVHTGEQPYTCAKCGKGFTQSSNLMIHQRVHTGERPFTCSMCGKRFSDSSYLLRHQRIHTGERPFICTECGKGFTQSSALARHQRVHTGEKPFTCSQCGKGFALSSHLYLHQQVHTGEKPFTCTECGKGFTQSSSLITHQRIHTGERPFTCSECGKGFTRSTSLLAHQRVHTGERPFTCSECGKGFTQSTSLLTHQRVHTGEQPYTCGECGKRFTQSSNLMMHQRVHTGERPFTCSMCGKRFPDSSYLLRHQRIHTGERPFICTECGKGFTQSSALVRHQRVHTGEKPFTCSQCGRGFALSSNLLRHQKIHTGEKIYICSECGKKFNRSSHLMRHQQVHTGEKPFTCTECGKGFTQSSSLLTHQRVHTGERPFTCSECGKGFTQSTSLLTHQRVHTGERPFTCSECGKGFTQSTSLLTHQRVHTGEQPYICSKCGKGFAQSSHLLRHQRIHTGVQPYTCAICGKGFAQSYHLLRHQRIHTGQKI